The following proteins are encoded in a genomic region of Maniola jurtina chromosome 17, ilManJurt1.1, whole genome shotgun sequence:
- the LOC123873914 gene encoding uncharacterized protein LOC123873914 has protein sequence MLHNLLALAAVAVLVAGHGRVLGPPSRASMWRSGFATRANYDDDGLNCGGFARQYQMNEGKCGLCGDPYDEAEPRPHELGGIFGEGIIVADYEAGQVINVTVHITAYHRGYWIFKLCPDPKNTDQSCFDEYPLELEDGGFRFYPPQGGIYSLNYRLPKRLDCEHCVLQWRYIAGNNWGICDDETSGLGCGNQETFGACSDISIRPGVERFPIEAVPLDGIDQGLLDLLRNMILRPPPKKYNSKYSLKKKKNHRQPRSRNKHNRKRKKVPQSY, from the exons ATGTTGCACAACTTGCTAGCACTAGCAGCAGTTGCCGTGCTGGTGGCGGGTCACGGGCGCGTGCTGGGCCCACCGTCCCGCGCCTCCATGTGGCGAAGCGGGTTCGCCACGCGCGCCAACTATGATGATGACGGCCTCAACTGCGGGGGCTTCGCGAGGCAGTACCAAATGAATGAGGGGAA aTGCGGCCTTTGCGGAGATCCCTATGACGAAGCCGAACCAAGACCTCATGAGCTCGGAGGTATATTTGGCGAGGGCATCATAGTAGCTGACTACGAAGCAGGACAAGTAATCAATGTGACCGTCCACATAACAGCTTACCACAGAGGATACTGGATTTTCAAGCTCTGTCCAGACCCAAAAAATACTGACCAATCATGCTTTGACGAATACCCTCTTGAACTTGAAGACGGTGGCTTCCGGTTCTACCCCCCACAAGGAGGAATTTACTCCTTAAACTACCGTCTACCCAAAAGATTAGATTGTGAACACTGTGTGTTACAATGGCGGTACATTGCTGGTAACAACTGGGGAATCTGTGATGATGAGACCTCAGGGTTGGGATGTGGAAACCAGGAAACTTTTGGAGCCTGTTCTGATATATCGATCAGGCCTGGTGTTGAGAGATTCCCTATAGAAGCTGTGCCGTTAGATGGAATCGACCAAG GTTTGCTCGATCTTCTAAGAAACATGATCCTTAGACCGCCGCCGAAGAAATACAACTCGAAATACAGtttgaagaaaaagaaaaatcacCGCCAACCTAGGTCTAGAAATAAACATAACAGAAAACGGAAAAAGGTACCTCAATCCTATTAA
- the LOC123873916 gene encoding uncharacterized protein LOC123873916 isoform X2: MAEGKEATKDEIDASILEASNLDFHTYVQNEDGTCRARVLNYIEQVQKLDEKFRQILENDFLESTASDDEDESLEENIDEDSNHCDGNPDEKANLESYEGEQME, encoded by the exons ATGGCAGAGGGAAAGGAAGCAACGAAAGATGAAATAGATGCAAGTATTTTAGAGGCCAGCAATTTAGATTTCCATACTTATGTACAGAATGAAGATGGGACTTGCAGAGCTCGTGTGTTAAATTATATAGAACAAGTACAGAAACTTGACG AAAAGTTTAGGCAGATTCTCGAAAACGATTTTCTAGAAAGTACCGCAAGTGACGACGAAGACGAAAGTTTGGAAGAGAACATCGACGAGGATTCAAATCATTGCGATGGAAATCCTGACGAGAAAGCAAATTTAGAATCTTACGAAGGTGAACAAAtggaatag
- the LOC123873916 gene encoding uncharacterized protein LOC123873916 isoform X1, producing the protein MAEGKEATKDEIDASILEASNLDFHTYVQNEDGTCRARVLNYIEQVQKLDDKFLKLLAENAAMMAHDLFFIIEKFRQILENDFLESTASDDEDESLEENIDEDSNHCDGNPDEKANLESYEGEQME; encoded by the exons ATGGCAGAGGGAAAGGAAGCAACGAAAGATGAAATAGATGCAAGTATTTTAGAGGCCAGCAATTTAGATTTCCATACTTATGTACAGAATGAAGATGGGACTTGCAGAGCTCGTGTGTTAAATTATATAGAACAAGTACAGAAACTTGACG ATAAATTTTTGAAGCTACTAGCTGAGAATGCAGCTATGATGGCTCATgatcttttttttatcataGAAAAGTTTAGGCAGATTCTCGAAAACGATTTTCTAGAAAGTACCGCAAGTGACGACGAAGACGAAAGTTTGGAAGAGAACATCGACGAGGATTCAAATCATTGCGATGGAAATCCTGACGAGAAAGCAAATTTAGAATCTTACGAAGGTGAACAAAtggaatag
- the LOC123873916 gene encoding uncharacterized protein LOC123873916 isoform X3: MAEGKEATKDEIDASILEASNLDFHTYVQNEDGTCRARVLNYIEQVQKLDESTASDDEDESLEENIDEDSNHCDGNPDEKANLESYEGEQME; the protein is encoded by the exons ATGGCAGAGGGAAAGGAAGCAACGAAAGATGAAATAGATGCAAGTATTTTAGAGGCCAGCAATTTAGATTTCCATACTTATGTACAGAATGAAGATGGGACTTGCAGAGCTCGTGTGTTAAATTATATAGAACAAGTACAGAAACTTGACG AAAGTACCGCAAGTGACGACGAAGACGAAAGTTTGGAAGAGAACATCGACGAGGATTCAAATCATTGCGATGGAAATCCTGACGAGAAAGCAAATTTAGAATCTTACGAAGGTGAACAAAtggaatag
- the LOC123873910 gene encoding outer mitochondrial transmembrane helix translocase isoform X1 has protein sequence MMVEGSAFTRNDVFQMAIRVAFVSAVTYFSIKWLVNQIDPTSKSRKKAEERAREQLRKMSCRAGLGGKHSVVLDKLTDHEMIIASQLVVPEEINVNWKDIAGLDHLIKELRETVILPIQKRELFADSRLTQPPKGVLLHGPPGCGKTLIAKATAKEANMSFINLDVSLLTDKWYGETQKLAAAVFSLAVKLQPCIVFIDEIESFLRTRTQHDHEATAMMKTQFMSLWDGLITDPGCTVIIMGATNRPQDLDKAIQRRMPATFHVPMPSEAQRERILQLILQAEPTAPDIEYKRLAAATEGFSGSDLHELCRQAAVYRVRDLARDELAREEESKQSKSNTSDSDEEFVDAVRPITMEDMKLALGKLKESKIQCGTLAPSMRIELD, from the exons ATGATGGTGGAAGGTTCTGCATTTACGCGAAACGATGTCTTTCAAATGGCTATCCGCGTTGCTTTTGTGTCCGCAGTTACTTATTTCTCTATAAAATGGCTTGTGAATCAAATAGATCCAACTTCTAAGAGCAGGAAGAAGGCGGAGGAGAGAGCGCGGGAACAGTTACGCAA GATGTCTTGCAGAGCCGGGCTGGGCGGGAAGCACTCGGTGGTGCTGGACAAATTGACCGACCATGAGATGATCATCGCTTCACAGCTTGTTGTGCCAGAGGAGATCAAT GTGAACTGGAAAGACATTGCAGGTCTGGACCACCTGATAAAGGAGCTGCGGGAGACAGTGATCCTCCCCATTCAGAAGCGGGAGTTGTTTGCCGACAGCCGCCTCACACAGCCGCCCAAAGGAGTCCTGCTGCATGGCCCCCCAG GTTGCGGCAAAACCCTGATAGCCAAGGCAACAGCTAAAGAGGCCAACATGAGTTTCATCAACTTGGATGTATCTCTGCTAACTGACAAGTGGTATGGAGAGACGCAGAAGCTAGCGGCCGCTGTGTTCAGCCTCGCTGTCAAATTGCAGCCATGCATCGTGTTTATAG ACGAAATAGAGTCGTTCCTACGCACTCGAACCCAACACGATCACGAAGCGACCGCAATGATGAAGACCCAGTTCATGTCGCTCTGGGACGGGCTCATCACCGACCCCGGCTGCACCGTCATCATCATGGGCGCCACCAACCGGCCGCAAGACCTGGACAAGGCCATTCAGCGCCGCATGCCGGCCACCTTCCACGTGCCCATGCCTAGTGAAGCGCAGCGGGAGAGGATACTGCAGCTCATCCTGCAGGCGGAGCCCACTGCACCCGAC ATAGAGTACAAGCGCCTCGCGGCTGCGACGGAAGGGTTCTCAGGCTCAGACCTGCACGAGCTGTGTCGGCAGGCCGCCGTGTACAGGGTCAGGGACTTGGCGCGAGACGAACTGGCGAGAGAAGAAGAG TCAAAACAAAGCAAATCAAACACATCGGATTCAGACGAAGAATTCGTAGACGCGGTTAGACCAATCACTATGGAGGACATGAAACTAGCGCTTGGAAAATTGAAGGAGTCCAAGATACAGTGCGGCACTCTAGCGCCCTCGATGCGGATAGAACTCGACTAG
- the LOC123873910 gene encoding outer mitochondrial transmembrane helix translocase isoform X2 — protein sequence MMVEGSAFTRNDVFQMAIRVAFVSAVTYFSIKWLVNQIDPTSKSRKKAEERAREQLRKAGLGGKHSVVLDKLTDHEMIIASQLVVPEEINVNWKDIAGLDHLIKELRETVILPIQKRELFADSRLTQPPKGVLLHGPPGCGKTLIAKATAKEANMSFINLDVSLLTDKWYGETQKLAAAVFSLAVKLQPCIVFIDEIESFLRTRTQHDHEATAMMKTQFMSLWDGLITDPGCTVIIMGATNRPQDLDKAIQRRMPATFHVPMPSEAQRERILQLILQAEPTAPDIEYKRLAAATEGFSGSDLHELCRQAAVYRVRDLARDELAREEESKQSKSNTSDSDEEFVDAVRPITMEDMKLALGKLKESKIQCGTLAPSMRIELD from the exons ATGATGGTGGAAGGTTCTGCATTTACGCGAAACGATGTCTTTCAAATGGCTATCCGCGTTGCTTTTGTGTCCGCAGTTACTTATTTCTCTATAAAATGGCTTGTGAATCAAATAGATCCAACTTCTAAGAGCAGGAAGAAGGCGGAGGAGAGAGCGCGGGAACAGTTACGCAA AGCCGGGCTGGGCGGGAAGCACTCGGTGGTGCTGGACAAATTGACCGACCATGAGATGATCATCGCTTCACAGCTTGTTGTGCCAGAGGAGATCAAT GTGAACTGGAAAGACATTGCAGGTCTGGACCACCTGATAAAGGAGCTGCGGGAGACAGTGATCCTCCCCATTCAGAAGCGGGAGTTGTTTGCCGACAGCCGCCTCACACAGCCGCCCAAAGGAGTCCTGCTGCATGGCCCCCCAG GTTGCGGCAAAACCCTGATAGCCAAGGCAACAGCTAAAGAGGCCAACATGAGTTTCATCAACTTGGATGTATCTCTGCTAACTGACAAGTGGTATGGAGAGACGCAGAAGCTAGCGGCCGCTGTGTTCAGCCTCGCTGTCAAATTGCAGCCATGCATCGTGTTTATAG ACGAAATAGAGTCGTTCCTACGCACTCGAACCCAACACGATCACGAAGCGACCGCAATGATGAAGACCCAGTTCATGTCGCTCTGGGACGGGCTCATCACCGACCCCGGCTGCACCGTCATCATCATGGGCGCCACCAACCGGCCGCAAGACCTGGACAAGGCCATTCAGCGCCGCATGCCGGCCACCTTCCACGTGCCCATGCCTAGTGAAGCGCAGCGGGAGAGGATACTGCAGCTCATCCTGCAGGCGGAGCCCACTGCACCCGAC ATAGAGTACAAGCGCCTCGCGGCTGCGACGGAAGGGTTCTCAGGCTCAGACCTGCACGAGCTGTGTCGGCAGGCCGCCGTGTACAGGGTCAGGGACTTGGCGCGAGACGAACTGGCGAGAGAAGAAGAG TCAAAACAAAGCAAATCAAACACATCGGATTCAGACGAAGAATTCGTAGACGCGGTTAGACCAATCACTATGGAGGACATGAAACTAGCGCTTGGAAAATTGAAGGAGTCCAAGATACAGTGCGGCACTCTAGCGCCCTCGATGCGGATAGAACTCGACTAG